The following are encoded together in the Leuconostoc mesenteroides subsp. mesenteroides ATCC 8293 genome:
- a CDS encoding Rrf2 family transcriptional regulator, producing the protein MKYSTKLSDAIHILTYIVINQGTDLSSTQIAKSVNSNPVVIRRIMSQLKNDGCLLSSNGRADPKLARPADTISLLDIYRAVEEDTSFLKIDTKTNQNCNVGSHIQTTLDKYYNQVQEAAEKEMNKIKLADIIKEIQIDN; encoded by the coding sequence ATGAAATACTCTACTAAGTTAAGCGATGCTATACATATTCTAACTTATATCGTCATTAATCAAGGCACTGACCTGTCAAGCACACAAATTGCTAAGAGTGTTAACTCTAACCCCGTGGTTATTCGACGGATTATGTCACAGCTCAAAAATGATGGTTGTTTATTATCTAGTAATGGACGTGCAGATCCAAAATTAGCTCGTCCAGCCGACACAATTAGTTTATTAGATATTTATCGCGCTGTGGAGGAAGACACCTCATTTCTCAAAATTGACACCAAAACAAATCAAAATTGTAATGTTGGTAGTCACATTCAGACAACTTTGGATAAATACTATAACCAAGTACAAGAAGCTGCCGAAAAAGAAATGAATAAAATTAAATTAGCCGATATCATCAAGGAAATTCAAATAGACAATTAA